From the Solanum lycopersicum chromosome 10, SLM_r2.1 genome, one window contains:
- the LOC101266870 gene encoding protein TILLER ANGLE CONTROL 1, which yields MKIFNWVHRKFHQKDGKKDIDELKISNEIIGHHDTQILLQDASFAHMLDIWNGGLLTIGTFGFDPLMKNVQDQQSVIDIESLEDEEEILEEEEEYYSVENEIQECEIPFNDHEGIDEELYPLIYANIGDEMIYNEDNIESNNNSFTDQTNTKMMKKERITLADLFSADSDHHHNKANRRSVRESEIFTKKSNSSPQVKNGLSFAKKLIPRVKDEPRPIQKLQKLMTKVLKRKVHPDIENKLSKNNNQVKAGSMLGLSCVKHVRVESSVSLLLTDQDLTA from the exons ATGAAg ATCTTCAATTGGGTGCATCgcaaatttcatcaaaaag ATGGGAAGAAAGATATTGATGAACTAAAGATTAGCAATGAAATTATTGGTCATCATGACACACAAATTCTTCTTCAAGATGCCTCATTTGCACATATGTTAGACATTTGGAATGGAGGTTTACTTACAATTGGTACATTTGGATTTGATCCACTCATGAAAAATGTTCAAGATCAACAAAGTGTCATAGACATTGAATCtctagaagatgaagaagaaatattagaagaagaggaagaataTTATTCAGTGGAAAATGAAATTCAAGAATGTGAAATTCCATTTAATGATCATGAAGGAATTGATGAAGAATTGTACCCTTTAATATATGCAAATATTGGAGATGAAATGATTTACAATGAAGACAATATTGAGTCAAACAACAACTCATTTACTGATCAGACCAATACTAAgatgatgaaaaaagaaaggatcACTCTAGCAGATTTGTTCTCTGCTGATTCTGATCATCATCACAATAAGGCGAACCGTCGTTCTGTACGTGAGTCAGAAATTTTCACTAAGAAGTCTAATTCATCTCCACAAGTCAAAAATGGACTTTCTTTCGCCAAAAAGCTCATTCCACGTGTCAAGGACGAGCCTCGCCCAATCCAAAAGCTACAAAAA TTGATGACGAAAGTTTTGAAAAGGAAGGTTCATccagatattgaaaacaaattgTCCAAAAACAACAATCAAGTGAAAGCAGGTAGCATGCTTGGTCTTTCATGTGTTAAACACGTCAGGGTTGAATCGTCTGTTTCCCTTCTCCTTACTGATCAAG ATCTCACGGCTTAA
- the LOC101266564 gene encoding serine/arginine-rich splicing factor RS31 isoform X2, giving the protein MRPIFVGNFEFDTRQSELERFFSKYGRIERVDMKSGYAFVYFEDDRDAADAIRGTDNMPFGYERRRLSVEWAKGERGRHHDGGPKSGGNQRPTKTLFVINFDPIRTRVRDIEKHFEPHGKVLHVRIRRNFAFVQFENQEEATRALECTHMSKVLDRVVSVEYALKDDDERGDKYNSPRRDYGRQRDSPYRRSPSPVYRRNRPSPDYGRPRSPVHNGPSYDRYRSPQYGRYRRSPVRRS; this is encoded by the exons ATGAGGCCTATTTTTGTCGGGAACTTTGAGTTTGATACTCGTCAGTCAGAACTGGAACGGTTTTTTTCCAAGTATGGAAGAATTGAGCGAGTCGACATGAAATCTG GGTATGCTTTCGTCTACTTTGAGGATGACCGAGATGCAGCAGATGCAATCCGTGGGACTGACAACATGCCATTTGGTTATGAAAGGCGCCGGCTCTCCGTGGAATGGGCAAAA GGTGAACGTGGTAGGCATCATGATGGTGGCCCCAAGTCTGGTGGAAACCAGAGACCGACCAAAACATTGTTTGTAATTAATTTTGACCCTATCCGTACTAGGGTCCGAGACATAGAGAAACACTTTGAACCTCATGGCAAAGTCCTTCATGTTCGCATCCGCCGCAACTTTGCGTTTGTGCAGTTTGAAAATCAGGAAGAAGCCACAAGAGCTTTGGAGTGTACACACATGAG TAAGGTCCTGGATAGAGTGGTTTCTGTGGAGTATGCATTGAAGGATGACGATGAGAGGGGGGACAAATATAACAGCCCTAGACGAGATTATGGCAGGCAAAGGGATAGTCCTTATCGAAGGTCACCAAGTCCAGTGTATCGTAGGAACCGACCGAGTCCTGATTATGGCCGACCTCGGAGTCCTGTTCATAATGGTCCATCATATGACAGATACAGGAGTCCACAGTATGGAAGGTATCGCAg GTCTCCTGTTCGGAGGTCTTGA
- the LOC101266564 gene encoding serine/arginine-rich splicing factor RS31 isoform X1: MRPIFVGNFEFDTRQSELERFFSKYGRIERVDMKSGYAFVYFEDDRDAADAIRGTDNMPFGYERRRLSVEWAKGERGRHHDGGPKSGGNQRPTKTLFVINFDPIRTRVRDIEKHFEPHGKVLHVRIRRNFAFVQFENQEEATRALECTHMSKVLDRVVSVEYALKDDDERGDKYNSPRRDYGRQRDSPYRRSPSPVYRRNRPSPDYGRPRSPVHNGPSYDRYRSPQYGRYRSRSPVRRS, encoded by the exons ATGAGGCCTATTTTTGTCGGGAACTTTGAGTTTGATACTCGTCAGTCAGAACTGGAACGGTTTTTTTCCAAGTATGGAAGAATTGAGCGAGTCGACATGAAATCTG GGTATGCTTTCGTCTACTTTGAGGATGACCGAGATGCAGCAGATGCAATCCGTGGGACTGACAACATGCCATTTGGTTATGAAAGGCGCCGGCTCTCCGTGGAATGGGCAAAA GGTGAACGTGGTAGGCATCATGATGGTGGCCCCAAGTCTGGTGGAAACCAGAGACCGACCAAAACATTGTTTGTAATTAATTTTGACCCTATCCGTACTAGGGTCCGAGACATAGAGAAACACTTTGAACCTCATGGCAAAGTCCTTCATGTTCGCATCCGCCGCAACTTTGCGTTTGTGCAGTTTGAAAATCAGGAAGAAGCCACAAGAGCTTTGGAGTGTACACACATGAG TAAGGTCCTGGATAGAGTGGTTTCTGTGGAGTATGCATTGAAGGATGACGATGAGAGGGGGGACAAATATAACAGCCCTAGACGAGATTATGGCAGGCAAAGGGATAGTCCTTATCGAAGGTCACCAAGTCCAGTGTATCGTAGGAACCGACCGAGTCCTGATTATGGCCGACCTCGGAGTCCTGTTCATAATGGTCCATCATATGACAGATACAGGAGTCCACAGTATGGAAGGTATCGCAg CAGGTCTCCTGTTCGGAGGTCTTGA
- the LOC101266268 gene encoding calcium-binding protein KIC, with translation METYKVCEGTTEYQDLLPVMAEKLDVEAFVAELCGGFRLLSDPKNGLITSSSLQKNSGFLGMEGMSREDAEAMVKEGDLDGDGALNETEFCILMVRLSPEMMQDAEVWLDKALQRELAKSSCS, from the coding sequence ATGGAAACTTACAAAGTTTGCGAAGGAACAACAGAATATCAAGACTTGTTACCTGTGATGGCTGAAAAATTAGACGTGGAGGCCTTTGTGGCGGAGCTATGTGGTGGGTTCAGGCTTCTATCAGACCCTAAAAATGGATTGATCACATCGTCGAGCTTACAAAAGAATTCGGGTTTTTTAGGGATGGAAGGGATGAGTAGAGAAGATGCAGAGGCTATGGTAAAAGAAGGAGACTTAGATGGAGATGGAGCACTGAATGAAACTGAATTTTGTATTCTTATGGTTAGACTTAGTCCAGAAATGATGCAAGATGCTGAGGTATGGCTTGATAAGGCACTTCAAAGAGAGTTAGCTAAATCATCTTGTTCATAA
- the LOC101265965 gene encoding serine/threonine-protein kinase WNK8-like isoform X1, whose translation MISGAGIGNWGNETYNLQDDYVEKDPNGRYVRYNEVLGKGAFKTVYKAFDVVEGIEVAWSRVKMEDVQPPESLEKLYSEVDLLRQLKHENVMQLYDSWIDHKKKTVNMITELFTSGNLRQYSNKYKSVDMKAIKNWARQILQGLEYLHSQNPPIIHRDLKCDNIFVNGNHGEIKIGDLGLATIMNQPTAKSVIGTPEFMAPELYEEEYNELIDIYSFGMCMLEMITFEYPYSECKNSAQIYKKVSSGVKPASLSKVIDPQVKAFIGKCLVAASERLSARDLLKDSFLQVENLKDSVDNQTQLPKQSPGSLSLSKPLTHPMDMDFESNQSTYTDSSYGSPSIPGLEFQRCHQNNEFKLMGKKNDDNSISLTLRIRDPAGSVRNIHFIFYLETDTAPLVAAEMVEHLQLSDHDVAFIADFIDHLIMKIFPAWNPSSGDHHSSGGRNPSKQPHENLNLSSNSWQTDVSGCPYKSIGQQGVISDFNVVGAQSDVNSDDASHHVTFASPSRYGKSQQSVVSRVMAEDATVWSDDHINDGFPRSCSTNISEMDFRYLFHDEWTTQENNSDVAERVPSNEYGKDSEIMTYSDIDKISRGMSLSSGSFSTMVEKDEDTELKLEMKAIDLQYQQWFQELSTMKEEELENCRKRWKTKKVGKQLIKTGCVANFLQISEFVL comes from the exons ATGATTTCTGGGGCTGGAATTGGAAATTGGGGTAATGAGACATACAATTTGCAAGATGACTATGTTGAGAAAGATCCTAATGGACGATATGTTAGG TATAATGAGGTATTGGGAAAGGGAGCATTCAAAACTGT TTACAAGGCATTTGATGTAGTTGAAGGTATTGAAGTTGCATGGAGTCGCGTAAAAATGGAGGACGTGCAGCCACCAGAAAGTTTGGAAAAATTGTATTCAGAGGTTGATCTTCTAAGACAATTGAAACATGAAAACGTAATGCAGTTATACGATTCGTGGATCGATCACAAGAAGAAGACAGTTAACATGATTACTGAGCTCTTCACGTCTGGGAATCTGAGGca ATACAGTAACAAGTATAAAAGTGTTGATATGAAGGCTATAAAGAATTGGGCAAGACAGATTCTTCAAGGTTTAGAGTATCTCCATAGTCAGAATCCACCTATCATTCATCGAGATTTGAAATGcgataatatttttgttaatggAAATCATGGGGAAATCAAGATTGGTGATCTTGGATTGGCAACTATTATGAACCAACCAACTGCTAAGAGTGTTATTG GGACTCCTGAATTCATGGCTCCCGAGCTGTACGAAGAAGAGTATAATGAACTAATAGATATATATTCCTTCGGAATGTGTATGTTGGAAATGATAACTTTTGAGTACCCTTACAGCGAGTGCAAGAACTCTGCTCAAATTTATAAGAAAGTTAGCTCG GGCGTTAAACCTGCTTCCCTCAGTAAAGTTATCGATCCTCAAGTCAAAGCATTCATTGGAAAATGTTTGGTTGCAGCATCTGAGAGATTGTCAGCCAGGGACCTCCTGAAAGATTCGTTTCTTCAAGTCGAAAACTTGAAGGACTCAGTCGATAATCAAACTCAGTTACCCAAGCAAAGTCCTGGATCGTTGAGTTTATCGAAGCCATTAACTCATCCGATGGATATGGATTTCGAGTCTAACCAATCTACATATACAGATTCTAGTTACGGAAGCCCTAGCATTCCAGGTTTGGAATTCCAAAGATGTCATCAGAATAACGAATTCAAATTAATGGGGAAGAAGAATGACGACAACTCAATTTCATTGACTTTGCGGATCAGAGATCCTGCTG GTAGTGTAAGAAATATACATTTCATTTTCTATCTTGAAACTGACACTGCACCATTAGTTGCTGCTGAGATGGTTGAACACTTGCAGCTATCTGATCATGATGTAGCTTTTATCGCTGACTTTATTGATCACCTAATAATGAAGATATTTCCAGCTTGGAATCCGtcttctggtgaccaccattcgAGTGGAGGGAGAAATCCAAGCAAACAACCTCATGAAAACTTGAACTTGTCTTCAAATTCGTGGCAAACAGACGTGAGTGGTTGCCCGTACAAGTCCATAGGTCAACAAGGTGTTATTTCTGACTTTAACGTGGTTGGTGCTCAAAGTGATGTGAATTCAGATGACGCTTCTCATCATGTTACATTTGCTTCCCCATCGCGCTATGGAAAATCTCAACAATCAGTAGTTTCGAGAGTAATGGCTGAAGATGCTACTGTATGGTCTgatgatcatattaatgatggATTTCCTAGAAGTTGTAGTACAAACATCTCGGAGATGGATTTTAGGTACTTGTTTCACGATGAATGGACAACACAGGAAAACAACAGTGATGTTGCAGAACGCGTGCCATCAAATGAATATGGAAAGGATTCAGAAATAATGACTTATTCAGATATCGACAAAATTTCAAGAGGTATGAGTTTGTCAAGTGGTTCTTTCTCTACTATGGTCGAGAAAGATGAGGATACTGAGCTAAAATTGGAGATGAAAGCGATTGATTTGCAATATCAGCAGTGGTTTCAAGAACTCTCGACAATGAAGGAAGAGGAACTGGAAAACTGCAGGAAGAGATGGAAGACTAAGAAAGTTGGCAAGCAACTGATCAAGACTGGATGCGTTGCCAACTTTCTTCAAATATCCGAGTTTGTCTTGTAG
- the LOC101265965 gene encoding serine/threonine-protein kinase WNK8-like isoform X2 codes for MISGAGIGNWGNETYNLQDDYVEKDPNGRYVRYNEVLGKGAFKTVYKAFDVVEGIEVAWSRVKMEDVQPPESLEKLYSEVDLLRQLKHENVMQLYDSWIDHKKKTVNMITELFTSGNLRHNKYKSVDMKAIKNWARQILQGLEYLHSQNPPIIHRDLKCDNIFVNGNHGEIKIGDLGLATIMNQPTAKSVIGTPEFMAPELYEEEYNELIDIYSFGMCMLEMITFEYPYSECKNSAQIYKKVSSGVKPASLSKVIDPQVKAFIGKCLVAASERLSARDLLKDSFLQVENLKDSVDNQTQLPKQSPGSLSLSKPLTHPMDMDFESNQSTYTDSSYGSPSIPGLEFQRCHQNNEFKLMGKKNDDNSISLTLRIRDPAGSVRNIHFIFYLETDTAPLVAAEMVEHLQLSDHDVAFIADFIDHLIMKIFPAWNPSSGDHHSSGGRNPSKQPHENLNLSSNSWQTDVSGCPYKSIGQQGVISDFNVVGAQSDVNSDDASHHVTFASPSRYGKSQQSVVSRVMAEDATVWSDDHINDGFPRSCSTNISEMDFRYLFHDEWTTQENNSDVAERVPSNEYGKDSEIMTYSDIDKISRGMSLSSGSFSTMVEKDEDTELKLEMKAIDLQYQQWFQELSTMKEEELENCRKRWKTKKVGKQLIKTGCVANFLQISEFVL; via the exons ATGATTTCTGGGGCTGGAATTGGAAATTGGGGTAATGAGACATACAATTTGCAAGATGACTATGTTGAGAAAGATCCTAATGGACGATATGTTAGG TATAATGAGGTATTGGGAAAGGGAGCATTCAAAACTGT TTACAAGGCATTTGATGTAGTTGAAGGTATTGAAGTTGCATGGAGTCGCGTAAAAATGGAGGACGTGCAGCCACCAGAAAGTTTGGAAAAATTGTATTCAGAGGTTGATCTTCTAAGACAATTGAAACATGAAAACGTAATGCAGTTATACGATTCGTGGATCGATCACAAGAAGAAGACAGTTAACATGATTACTGAGCTCTTCACGTCTGGGAATCTGAGGca TAACAAGTATAAAAGTGTTGATATGAAGGCTATAAAGAATTGGGCAAGACAGATTCTTCAAGGTTTAGAGTATCTCCATAGTCAGAATCCACCTATCATTCATCGAGATTTGAAATGcgataatatttttgttaatggAAATCATGGGGAAATCAAGATTGGTGATCTTGGATTGGCAACTATTATGAACCAACCAACTGCTAAGAGTGTTATTG GGACTCCTGAATTCATGGCTCCCGAGCTGTACGAAGAAGAGTATAATGAACTAATAGATATATATTCCTTCGGAATGTGTATGTTGGAAATGATAACTTTTGAGTACCCTTACAGCGAGTGCAAGAACTCTGCTCAAATTTATAAGAAAGTTAGCTCG GGCGTTAAACCTGCTTCCCTCAGTAAAGTTATCGATCCTCAAGTCAAAGCATTCATTGGAAAATGTTTGGTTGCAGCATCTGAGAGATTGTCAGCCAGGGACCTCCTGAAAGATTCGTTTCTTCAAGTCGAAAACTTGAAGGACTCAGTCGATAATCAAACTCAGTTACCCAAGCAAAGTCCTGGATCGTTGAGTTTATCGAAGCCATTAACTCATCCGATGGATATGGATTTCGAGTCTAACCAATCTACATATACAGATTCTAGTTACGGAAGCCCTAGCATTCCAGGTTTGGAATTCCAAAGATGTCATCAGAATAACGAATTCAAATTAATGGGGAAGAAGAATGACGACAACTCAATTTCATTGACTTTGCGGATCAGAGATCCTGCTG GTAGTGTAAGAAATATACATTTCATTTTCTATCTTGAAACTGACACTGCACCATTAGTTGCTGCTGAGATGGTTGAACACTTGCAGCTATCTGATCATGATGTAGCTTTTATCGCTGACTTTATTGATCACCTAATAATGAAGATATTTCCAGCTTGGAATCCGtcttctggtgaccaccattcgAGTGGAGGGAGAAATCCAAGCAAACAACCTCATGAAAACTTGAACTTGTCTTCAAATTCGTGGCAAACAGACGTGAGTGGTTGCCCGTACAAGTCCATAGGTCAACAAGGTGTTATTTCTGACTTTAACGTGGTTGGTGCTCAAAGTGATGTGAATTCAGATGACGCTTCTCATCATGTTACATTTGCTTCCCCATCGCGCTATGGAAAATCTCAACAATCAGTAGTTTCGAGAGTAATGGCTGAAGATGCTACTGTATGGTCTgatgatcatattaatgatggATTTCCTAGAAGTTGTAGTACAAACATCTCGGAGATGGATTTTAGGTACTTGTTTCACGATGAATGGACAACACAGGAAAACAACAGTGATGTTGCAGAACGCGTGCCATCAAATGAATATGGAAAGGATTCAGAAATAATGACTTATTCAGATATCGACAAAATTTCAAGAGGTATGAGTTTGTCAAGTGGTTCTTTCTCTACTATGGTCGAGAAAGATGAGGATACTGAGCTAAAATTGGAGATGAAAGCGATTGATTTGCAATATCAGCAGTGGTTTCAAGAACTCTCGACAATGAAGGAAGAGGAACTGGAAAACTGCAGGAAGAGATGGAAGACTAAGAAAGTTGGCAAGCAACTGATCAAGACTGGATGCGTTGCCAACTTTCTTCAAATATCCGAGTTTGTCTTGTAG
- the LOC101265965 gene encoding serine/threonine-protein kinase WNK8-like isoform X3: MEDVQPPESLEKLYSEVDLLRQLKHENVMQLYDSWIDHKKKTVNMITELFTSGNLRQYSNKYKSVDMKAIKNWARQILQGLEYLHSQNPPIIHRDLKCDNIFVNGNHGEIKIGDLGLATIMNQPTAKSVIGTPEFMAPELYEEEYNELIDIYSFGMCMLEMITFEYPYSECKNSAQIYKKVSSGVKPASLSKVIDPQVKAFIGKCLVAASERLSARDLLKDSFLQVENLKDSVDNQTQLPKQSPGSLSLSKPLTHPMDMDFESNQSTYTDSSYGSPSIPGLEFQRCHQNNEFKLMGKKNDDNSISLTLRIRDPAGSVRNIHFIFYLETDTAPLVAAEMVEHLQLSDHDVAFIADFIDHLIMKIFPAWNPSSGDHHSSGGRNPSKQPHENLNLSSNSWQTDVSGCPYKSIGQQGVISDFNVVGAQSDVNSDDASHHVTFASPSRYGKSQQSVVSRVMAEDATVWSDDHINDGFPRSCSTNISEMDFRYLFHDEWTTQENNSDVAERVPSNEYGKDSEIMTYSDIDKISRGMSLSSGSFSTMVEKDEDTELKLEMKAIDLQYQQWFQELSTMKEEELENCRKRWKTKKVGKQLIKTGCVANFLQISEFVL, translated from the exons ATGGAGGACGTGCAGCCACCAGAAAGTTTGGAAAAATTGTATTCAGAGGTTGATCTTCTAAGACAATTGAAACATGAAAACGTAATGCAGTTATACGATTCGTGGATCGATCACAAGAAGAAGACAGTTAACATGATTACTGAGCTCTTCACGTCTGGGAATCTGAGGca ATACAGTAACAAGTATAAAAGTGTTGATATGAAGGCTATAAAGAATTGGGCAAGACAGATTCTTCAAGGTTTAGAGTATCTCCATAGTCAGAATCCACCTATCATTCATCGAGATTTGAAATGcgataatatttttgttaatggAAATCATGGGGAAATCAAGATTGGTGATCTTGGATTGGCAACTATTATGAACCAACCAACTGCTAAGAGTGTTATTG GGACTCCTGAATTCATGGCTCCCGAGCTGTACGAAGAAGAGTATAATGAACTAATAGATATATATTCCTTCGGAATGTGTATGTTGGAAATGATAACTTTTGAGTACCCTTACAGCGAGTGCAAGAACTCTGCTCAAATTTATAAGAAAGTTAGCTCG GGCGTTAAACCTGCTTCCCTCAGTAAAGTTATCGATCCTCAAGTCAAAGCATTCATTGGAAAATGTTTGGTTGCAGCATCTGAGAGATTGTCAGCCAGGGACCTCCTGAAAGATTCGTTTCTTCAAGTCGAAAACTTGAAGGACTCAGTCGATAATCAAACTCAGTTACCCAAGCAAAGTCCTGGATCGTTGAGTTTATCGAAGCCATTAACTCATCCGATGGATATGGATTTCGAGTCTAACCAATCTACATATACAGATTCTAGTTACGGAAGCCCTAGCATTCCAGGTTTGGAATTCCAAAGATGTCATCAGAATAACGAATTCAAATTAATGGGGAAGAAGAATGACGACAACTCAATTTCATTGACTTTGCGGATCAGAGATCCTGCTG GTAGTGTAAGAAATATACATTTCATTTTCTATCTTGAAACTGACACTGCACCATTAGTTGCTGCTGAGATGGTTGAACACTTGCAGCTATCTGATCATGATGTAGCTTTTATCGCTGACTTTATTGATCACCTAATAATGAAGATATTTCCAGCTTGGAATCCGtcttctggtgaccaccattcgAGTGGAGGGAGAAATCCAAGCAAACAACCTCATGAAAACTTGAACTTGTCTTCAAATTCGTGGCAAACAGACGTGAGTGGTTGCCCGTACAAGTCCATAGGTCAACAAGGTGTTATTTCTGACTTTAACGTGGTTGGTGCTCAAAGTGATGTGAATTCAGATGACGCTTCTCATCATGTTACATTTGCTTCCCCATCGCGCTATGGAAAATCTCAACAATCAGTAGTTTCGAGAGTAATGGCTGAAGATGCTACTGTATGGTCTgatgatcatattaatgatggATTTCCTAGAAGTTGTAGTACAAACATCTCGGAGATGGATTTTAGGTACTTGTTTCACGATGAATGGACAACACAGGAAAACAACAGTGATGTTGCAGAACGCGTGCCATCAAATGAATATGGAAAGGATTCAGAAATAATGACTTATTCAGATATCGACAAAATTTCAAGAGGTATGAGTTTGTCAAGTGGTTCTTTCTCTACTATGGTCGAGAAAGATGAGGATACTGAGCTAAAATTGGAGATGAAAGCGATTGATTTGCAATATCAGCAGTGGTTTCAAGAACTCTCGACAATGAAGGAAGAGGAACTGGAAAACTGCAGGAAGAGATGGAAGACTAAGAAAGTTGGCAAGCAACTGATCAAGACTGGATGCGTTGCCAACTTTCTTCAAATATCCGAGTTTGTCTTGTAG
- the LOC101265680 gene encoding dof zinc finger protein DOF2.5-like, with amino-acid sequence MDTTTQWTKDIGLVTPNMATQIAPPNVTCSRTSTTMEKKVRPQKDQVVNCPRCNSTNTKFCYYNNYSLTQPRYFCKTCRRYWTEGGTLRNVPVGGGSRKNRRCSISSSSLSSISSSQKLLDLNPNPSLSSLQNPNYNLNLGSNQDLNLGFPSFNIHNHNNYFRGMPQFLDFPKMDKGNNGINHFSTSTSNTSPVSALDLLQKGIASRGLTASISSSSSPSTPDLNALYTSSEVQENGAKMMLPFGCLNNHNNSESKGQENSSSVGFWNDGMLGGGGTW; translated from the exons ATGGATACTACTACTCAATGGACAAAG GATATTGGACTTGTAACACCCAATATGGCTACACAAATAGCTCCACCTAATGTTACATGTTCAAGAACATCTACTACAATGGAGAAAAAAGTCAGGCCACAAAAAGATCAAGTTGTAAATTGTCCAAGGTGCAATTCAACAAATACCAAATTTTGTTACTACAACAACTATAGTCTTACTCAACCAAGATACTTTTGCAAGACTTGTAGAAG GTATTGGACAGAAGGTGGTACACTAAGAAATGTTCCGGTTGGAGGTGGTTCAAGGAAGAATAGAAGATGttcaatatcatcatcatcattgtcatCAATATCATCTTCCCAAAAGCTTCTTGATCTAAACCCTAATCCAAGTCTTAGTTCTCTTCAAAACCCTAATTATAATCTTAATCTTGGAAGCAACCAAGATCTTAATCTAGGGTTTCCATCTTTTAAcatacataatcataataattactTTCGTGGCATGCCTCAATTTCTTGACTTCCCTAAAATGGACAAGGGCAATAATGGAATCAATCATTTTTCaacttcaacttcaaatactagTCCAGTTTCAgctcttgatcttcttcaaaAGGGGATTGCCTCTAGAGGGTTAACTGCAtctatatcatcatcatcatcaccatcaacaCCAGATTTAAACGCGTTGTACACATCAAGTGAAGTTCAAGAAAATGGTGCAAAAATGATGTTACCATTTGGATGtttgaataatcataataatagtgAGAGTAAAGGGCAAGAGAATTCATCAAGTGTTGGATTTTGGAATGATGGAATGTTAGGTGGAGGAGGAACATGGTGA